In Cheilinus undulatus linkage group 16, ASM1832078v1, whole genome shotgun sequence, one DNA window encodes the following:
- the LOC121524479 gene encoding lactose-binding lectin l-2-like, with product MLLLLLLFGLALGAAPPSEDPDFKLQRGGCPLFWYSFNGRCYKYVSTPMTWADAEIHCMSERANLVSIHSLEEQNFVRSLVKNFDPAERFTWIGFSDIHKERTWFWSDGSAVNFAFWHTGQPDNGSGNEHCAHINFGPDLKWNDMSCAVVLPFVCEARTMC from the coding sequence atgctgctgctcctcctcttgTTCGGCCTGGCTCTGGGTGCTGCACCTCCTTCAGAAGATCCTGACTTCAAGCTCCAGCGTGGAGGCTGTCCTCTGTTCTGGTACAGCTTCAACGGCCGCTGCTACAAGTACGTCTCCACTCCCATGACCTGGGCAGATGCAGAGATCCACTGTATGTCAGAGAGAGCCAACCTGGTGTCCATCCACAGTCTGGAGGAGCAGAATTTTGTCAGAAGCCTTGTCAAGAACTTTGACCCTGCTGAGAGATTCACCTGGATCGGATTTAGTGACATCCACAAAGAAAGAACCTGGTTTTGGTCAGATGGGTCTGCAGTCAACTTCGCCTTTTGGCACACAGGACAGCCAGACAATGGTAGTGGGAATGAACACTGTGCACACATTAACTTCGGCCCAGACTTGAAATGGAATGACATGTCGTGTGCCGTCGTGCttccttttgtttgtgaagCTCGCACAATGTGTTAA